The region ACACATTAGCACATCAAAgatcaaaccaaaaaaaaaaaaacaaatactagTATACTACATTAAAGTATACATGCAGCTGTTGCATACCATTATGTCCAttgcaatttttgtttttgaacaTCAGAGTGTTGCTCTAGTTCATTTCATGTGTACAGGAGAACTTGCAAAAGAGACCATTGAAAGGTCGAATTAAATCAGAAGAACAGAGTCAAATCAGTCAGCTGCAGGATATATGCGGATCTTGGTCGTCGTCCATGAACCAACTAAATAGCCACTACATATCAGTGAACCAGCATTGTCCACCTGTTGGCATTCCTCAGCCAAGGCATCTTCAAGTACCTCAGTCTTTGCAGTATAAGCAATATCCTGGCCACATGTTAGCTTCTCCTGTGTCTGGGGATTTTTCAAATCAGTATCCCATGCCTGCTTTAACACAGTTCCATGCTGGTCAGGGTTGTCATCAATCTATCACTTCAGGCTATGATGCTTCTCCTAGGAGTATAAATACTCTAAACAAGTCATCTGATGCACCTTCAAAAAGTTTGATGATGACGCCTCaggagaaaattgaaaaattaaggaGGCGGCAGCAGATGAGGGCAATGCTTGCAATCCAGCGGCAGCAGCAGCAGTTTGGCAATCAAGTCTTATCTACAGACCATTCTATGACGGAAGGAGGGAATGCTGAAGTTGAAGAAAGCCTTTGCACTATTCCCACTCTAGACCCAAACTCACCTTTGGAACAGAATGATTCCAACACAGTTGGCATTGCAGTTGAAGATCGTTCAATGGAGGAATCAGTGCTTTATCGTCTTCAGGACATCATCTCAAAGGTTGTTGTATGTTAGATACTAGAAGTTCTTCTAGCCTCTTTGTTACAGGCACACACATTACTAAACGAATGGTGTTTCTTCAGCTGGATATCCGCATTAGACTCTGCATCAGAGACAGCTTGTTTCGACTGGCTCAAAGTGCAGCACAAAGGCGGCATGCTAATGACACAAGCAGTACAAACAAGGGCAGCAAAGAAATGGTTCCCAACAATGAAGAAATAAATAGTAACAGGTTTGTGATAAAATGCAGTTCTGTTATGAAAAGTTGAAAACCGTGATCCATGTGAGTCCAGAGAAATTGTTATTTTTCTGCTCAGTTCTGCAACTATATGTACTcacttcattatttatttatggaaaCTTCACAGGATTGCTAGACTGCCCAATGTAGAGACTGAAACTAATCCAATAGACCGAACTGTTGCTCATTTGCTCTTCCATCAACCCATGGACCTATCACCAAAAGTTGCAGAAATGCCTGAGTCACAACTTTCAGATAAGCTCTACTATGAAAGCAAAGCAACTTGTTCATTGAGCTTGCCAACGAGGAATCTGCCCCCGAGTTCCGAAAGTCATCATGCTATATCTCCTCATGGCGTAAAAACTCCTAGTTCCTGTCCTGAAGGGGAGCAACCCCAAAACAGCCCCTGCTTGGAGGCTTCTGAGAATGCATCAAACAATGAAGCTGCAGACAGCGGAGTAGTAGGGGTCGAACCCTCCACCATATGAACCAATGCTATATACCGCCTAATACAAGGGTAATTCCTTCCTTTATCACTATGTCATGTTAATGTCCCCACCTGTTTATCTCCGGGCTGATTCACTAGTAATGTAGAACTATCCTTTCCTTGTCAGCCAACTGGATACAGATTCAAGATGATTGTAGATTTATACTAGGAGTCCCCATACCATGTCCGCAAGAAGTCCCCCAAGTTATATCTGGTGGCACTGCAATTCATGTGCTAATCCTGTTTTCCCCAGAAACTATCCACTCCAGACTTGGAATAAATATTTACTACCAGTGATAATTCTATAATGTTGGAAAGGTCTGAAATGTTGAAGGTACTACTAAACTTCAAATAATTAAGGCCTGCCTTTGTATCTCTACTTTCCCTTCAAAGTTACTTTTGCTCTCTACTCTCATTCGTATGTGCTATGACTAAATTTGTGCACTTATAAGGTTTCTGTTGATAACATCTCTCCTTAATTCTTGGAGCATTCCACCCCCTTTTCCTCCCTCCCTCGGTGCCATTCTGCATTTTTGCTCCAGTTGCACTTTTTGCTTTATGCATTCTTTATTTATTGCTTGATTGTATAATGTGTATGACTTATTAGTGATGGAAAAATTTACAGTGTcgatagtattattttttttttggaataaagtGTCGATAGTATTATATgcaattatgtata is a window of Ipomoea triloba cultivar NCNSP0323 chromosome 11, ASM357664v1 DNA encoding:
- the LOC115996567 gene encoding protein LNK2-like isoform X2; translation: MLRLIPERYVGDCRFGVGVFFIFSFSAMFDWNDEELTNIIWGETGESDDHIVPYPDESDGKPPASRGDSVKEEWDLEASNAKPGDQKKPALKSGFDIKLESSSKHATDEALPALAFGKDSWPDLSLSNTTKMDQGSSCKETTNDVTEISKHEDGTAQPGINSEIFQKQQVDGEQSDFIDYGWDNIGSFDDLDKIFSNDDPIFGHTSLSNTEELWPSSKDLTSSPDKSIPMSIDSPSLGLGALRSTSEKFETKAEYMLDRNQPFARAYGEVNNITPNVSETLHAYAGGKNFPIMKEKTALEMVGKPPAFSLQLDTGMAGIPNQPTGKENLQKRPLKGRIKSEEQSQISQLQDICGSWSSSMNQLNSHYISVNQHCPPVGIPQPRHLQVPQSLQYKQYPGHMLASPVSGDFSNQYPMPALTQFHAGQGCHQSITSGYDASPRSINTLNKSSDAPSKSLMMTPQEKIEKLRRRQQMRAMLAIQRQQQQFGNQVLSTDHSMTEGGNAEVEESLCTIPTLDPNSPLEQNDSNTVGIAVEDRSMEESVLYRLQDIISKLDIRIRLCIRDSLFRLAQSAAQRRHANDTSSTNKGSKEMVPNNEEINSNRIARLPNVETETNPIDRTVAHLLFHQPMDLSPKVAEMPESQLSDKLYYESKATCSLSLPTRNLPPSSESHHAISPHGVKTPSSCPEGEQPQNSPCLEASENASNNEAADSGVVGVEPSTI
- the LOC115996567 gene encoding protein LNK2-like isoform X1 — its product is MLRLIPERYVGDCRFGVGVFFIFSFSAMFDWNDEELTNIIWGETGESDDHIVPYPDESDGKPPASRGDSVKEEWDLEASNAKPGDQKKPALKSGFDIKLESSSKHATDEALPALAFGKDSWPDLSLSNTTKMDQGSSCKETTNDVTEISKHEDGTAQPGINSEIFQKQQVDGEQSDFIDYGWDNIGSFDDLDKIFSNDDPIFGHTSLSNTEELWPSSKDLTSSPDKSIPMSIDSPSLGLGALRSTSEKFETKAEYMLDRNQPFARAYGEVNNITPNVSETLHAYAGGKNFPIMKEKTALEMVGKPPAFSLQLDTGMAGIPNQPTGKFISCVQENLQKRPLKGRIKSEEQSQISQLQDICGSWSSSMNQLNSHYISVNQHCPPVGIPQPRHLQVPQSLQYKQYPGHMLASPVSGDFSNQYPMPALTQFHAGQGCHQSITSGYDASPRSINTLNKSSDAPSKSLMMTPQEKIEKLRRRQQMRAMLAIQRQQQQFGNQVLSTDHSMTEGGNAEVEESLCTIPTLDPNSPLEQNDSNTVGIAVEDRSMEESVLYRLQDIISKLDIRIRLCIRDSLFRLAQSAAQRRHANDTSSTNKGSKEMVPNNEEINSNRIARLPNVETETNPIDRTVAHLLFHQPMDLSPKVAEMPESQLSDKLYYESKATCSLSLPTRNLPPSSESHHAISPHGVKTPSSCPEGEQPQNSPCLEASENASNNEAADSGVVGVEPSTI